The Solirubrobacter pauli sequence CGGATGGGCTTCGTCGGACGCGAGGAGGGCGTCGCCGCGCTGGCCGTGGCGACGCTGGACCGTGGCTGAGCTCTACGTCGCCCTGCTGCACGTGCCCGGCGAGTTCGTCTACGCCGGCACGCGCGCCGACTCCGTGGCCGAGGCGGTCACCGCCTTCGGCGACGAGGTGATCGGCATCGAGTGGCTGCAGACGTTCGACTCGCTGCCGGCGCGCGGGCAGGAGAACGACGCGATCCAGACCGTGCTGCAGGAACTGCTCGACCACGAGGTCGCGTTCGTGGCGGGCTACCCCGAGGAGGAGTCCGGCGACCCCACCGAGGGCATGCGCGCCCACCTGGAGCACTGGGTCGACGAGGCGGCCGAGCGCTTCGGCGAGTTCTCGGTCGGCGCGTACGGGTTCGTGATGGAGCTCGTGCTGGACGACGAGATCGAGCTCGGGTGGGCGTACGGCGGCGCGATGGAGCCCGGTGCGGCCGCGCTGTTCGGGCGGGCGGCTGAGCAGGCCCGGGATGGAGTGGACCGCGGCGACGGTTGAGGGCTTGGCGCCCGACGCGGCTTCGGTCGCGGCGGCGCGCAAGCTCGCCCGGCCCGCGCCCTGGACCGAGACGGGGTTCGACGCGCGGGCCGTGTGGGGCCTGTGCCGCGGGAGCGGCGCGCGGCCGTACGAGGTGGCGGTCGACCTGGCCGGGCCGGCGTTCAAGTGCTCCTGCCCGAGCCGGAAGCTCCCGTGCAAGCACGCGTTGGCGCTGTTGCTCCTGCGGGCCGGCGGCGAGGTGGCTGCGGGCGCGGCGCCCGAGCGGGTGGAGGAGTGGCTCTCGGCGCGTGCCAACCGGCCCGTGCCGCGCGAGCCGGGGGAGCCCGTGCGCGATCCGGAGGCCGCGGCCCGGCGCGCGACCGAGCGCGAGGCGCGCGTGGCCGGTGGCGTCGAGGACCTGCGCCTGTGGCTGCGTGACGCGGTGCGCGGCGGGCTCGGCGCGCCCCGGCTGCACGCGTGGGACGAGTGGGACAGCTTCGCCGCGCGGATGGTCGACGCCCAGGCGCCGGGGGCCGCCTCGCGCCTGCGGTCGCTGGGCGGCGTCGCGGCCGCGCGGCCGGACGACTGGCCCGAGCGGCTCCTGTCGGGCATGGGGCTGCTGCACCTGCTGTGCGAGGCCTACGAGCGCGCGCCCGACGGGCCGCTGCGCGACGAGGTCCGGACGCTGCTCGGCTGGAATGCCGGCCGCGAGGACGTGCTCGCCGGCCCGCGCGTGGAGGACCGCTGGGCGGTGCTCGCGCGGGTGGTCGTCGAGCAGGAGCGCCTGCGCGTCCAGCGCACCTGGCTTTGGGGCCTCGACGAAGAGCGCCCGGCCCTGCTGCTGGACTTCGCGCCGCCGGGCGCCCCGCTGACCGTCCGGCCCCCGGCCGGCACGAGCTTCCGCGCCGGCCTCGCGTTCTACCCGGGCGCGACACCGCTCCGCGCGTTGCTGGAAGAGCCGGGCGCGCTCGACGACGCGCCCGGCCGCTTCGGCCACGGCGGCGTGCAGGCCGCTCTCGCCGCCACCGCGGCCGCCGTCGCCGCCAACCCGTGGCTGGACGAGTGGCCGGTCGCGCTGGCGAGCGCGGTGCCGGACCTCGACACGGTCTCCGCCGACGACGGCTCGCTGCCCCTCCGCGGCTCGCTGCGCGCGCGGTGGCGCCTGCTGGCGTTGGGCGGTGGCCGCCCGCTGTCCGTGTTCGGCATGTGGAACGGCGAGGCGCTCGCCCCGCTGGCCGCGGGCGACGGCGAGCGGATGGTGGCGCTGTGAGGGTCGTGATCGAGGCCGTCGACGGCGACCGCGTGCGGTTCGCGTGCGTCGCGGGCCGGGCCGACGCGCGCTGGATCGGCGCGCCGCCGACGCCGGGCGAGCACGACGTGCGGCTCGAGGTCAGCGGCAGCGTGTCGGCGGCGGGTGCGGGCGAGCAGCTCGAGCCGGGGCGGCTCGTCGCGCGGGTCGAGGCGATCGACGACGACGGCGTCGTCCGGCTGCGGCTCGGCGACGGGCTGGTCGTGCTCGACGAGGCCGGTCCGGCGACTGTCGTCGGCGCGTCCGTCGAGGTCTCGAAAGCGCTGTTCGAGCTGGTCCCGGTGGCGCGATGACCGCGCGTGGCGAGCACGTGCGGGCCCGGGCCGGTCTCGTGCGGGCGCGTGGCGAGCATGTGCGGGCGGTGCGCGCGTGAGCTGGGACGAGCTCGTGGCGGCCGCGTTGATCGGCACGGACCGGCGGCCCGTCGAGGCGGACGCGCCGCCCGGCTCGCCGGAGGCGCTCGAGGCGACGCTCGGCGGGCGGGGCGCGGAGGACCGGCTGCTCGTCGCGTCGGCGGCGTGGACGGTCGCGCGGCGCGCCGGGGCGCAGGCCGGGGCGTCGCGGACCGTCGAGCCGGTCGCGGCCGACGCGCGGCCGTTGTGCTCGGCCGCGGCGGCATCCCGCCTCGAGCTCCTGCTCGAGGTGCGCGAGCTCGTCGACGAGTGGCTCGGGCTCGCCGACCGCGCGGGTGTGCGGCCGCCGCCGGAGCTCGCGCCCGCCCTGCTCGACTACGCGGAAGCGCGGCCCGAGCGCCAGGCCGCGGTGCTCGGCGCGCTCGGGGCGCTCGCGGCGTGGCTCGCCGCGCGCGAGCCACGCTGGGCGTACGCGCTGCCCGTCGACGACGACGTCTGGAAGACCGGCACGCCCGACCAGCGCCAGGCCCTGCTGCGCCGTCGCCGTCAGGAGGACCCCGAGGCGGCGCGGGCGCTGATCGCCTCGACCTGGGCCGAAGAGACCTGGGAGGACCGCGAGGCGTTCCTGGGCGAGCTCGAGCTCGGCCTGAGCGAGGCCGACGAGCCGCTGCTCGAAACCGCGCTCCAGGACCGCCGCAAGCCGGTCCGCGACGTGGCCGCCGAGCTGCTCGCGCGCCTGCCGCGCTCGGCGTTCGCGGCCCGCGCGGCGGCCGCCGCGCGCCCGCT is a genomic window containing:
- a CDS encoding DUF5691 domain-containing protein yields the protein MSWDELVAAALIGTDRRPVEADAPPGSPEALEATLGGRGAEDRLLVASAAWTVARRAGAQAGASRTVEPVAADARPLCSAAAASRLELLLEVRELVDEWLGLADRAGVRPPPELAPALLDYAEARPERQAAVLGALGALAAWLAAREPRWAYALPVDDDVWKTGTPDQRQALLRRRRQEDPEAARALIASTWAEETWEDREAFLGELELGLSEADEPLLETALQDRRKPVRDVAAELLARLPRSAFAARAAAAARPLLRVEDGELVATLPEAEGRGRRSERLTELIAAAPLDVWTSGTNAETAGGDGAADGALAGLGLAPAQLVALPVRDDLAAAVHAGWVEAAINQRHEAWGRALGLLELLPHAEAEARAAAADDPVRAAERLRWTWGPTLSNAVVASVKRRREQGGRDIDVAFVGYRIDPATEVDHLRELGGRDIGRLCDVAAIRAAMLSEFV
- a CDS encoding SWIM zinc finger family protein; its protein translation is MEWTAATVEGLAPDAASVAAARKLARPAPWTETGFDARAVWGLCRGSGARPYEVAVDLAGPAFKCSCPSRKLPCKHALALLLLRAGGEVAAGAAPERVEEWLSARANRPVPREPGEPVRDPEAAARRATEREARVAGGVEDLRLWLRDAVRGGLGAPRLHAWDEWDSFAARMVDAQAPGAASRLRSLGGVAAARPDDWPERLLSGMGLLHLLCEAYERAPDGPLRDEVRTLLGWNAGREDVLAGPRVEDRWAVLARVVVEQERLRVQRTWLWGLDEERPALLLDFAPPGAPLTVRPPAGTSFRAGLAFYPGATPLRALLEEPGALDDAPGRFGHGGVQAALAATAAAVAANPWLDEWPVALASAVPDLDTVSADDGSLPLRGSLRARWRLLALGGGRPLSVFGMWNGEALAPLAAGDGERMVAL